The proteins below are encoded in one region of Corynebacterium felinum:
- a CDS encoding amidase — translation MADSLEALVQKVQSLRPEEHGFAYFDPDILTSCLSGAHTQPTQRRPQEKNLRLSGWIIPAKDLSDVAGMPTTMGNASRRYIAADTDAFVARYQRQGALVPGKSLSPEMGLSAYTEPVGLPHPDNPTQPGHTPGGSSGGAAVMVARGLVRAAHATDGGGSIRVPAACTGLVGFKPAHDTTNANPVAQGFLTSTLADSAYVHGITPQRQLRRLRVGVLTTPVHADVEVADHMGAAVEKAAGFLSAVGHEVVEVARPYGDGPFLAFQHVLCARARRIPGPASPLVEWLRAQGEALSDRAHQQAVETFMSVRSLVLAAWDCDVLLSPMLAFDPPKIGHFSSMSPDEDFYAQTQWTPWATMFNMSGLAALCFPYASVRTPIHLGALRVSAAELFALAAQLDEGVKGGRLCSR, via the coding sequence ATGGCAGATTCTCTTGAGGCATTGGTGCAAAAGGTGCAGTCATTGCGCCCTGAGGAACACGGTTTCGCATATTTCGACCCCGATATTCTCACCAGCTGTTTATCAGGGGCACACACTCAGCCCACCCAGCGCCGCCCGCAAGAGAAAAACCTCAGGTTGTCGGGGTGGATTATCCCGGCGAAAGATTTAAGCGATGTGGCAGGAATGCCGACCACAATGGGCAATGCCTCACGCAGGTACATCGCAGCTGACACTGATGCATTTGTTGCTCGTTACCAGCGCCAAGGCGCACTCGTGCCTGGGAAGTCACTGAGCCCTGAGATGGGATTATCCGCCTACACCGAGCCGGTAGGTTTGCCGCATCCCGATAACCCCACGCAGCCTGGGCACACGCCTGGGGGTTCTTCGGGTGGTGCGGCTGTGATGGTTGCCAGAGGTCTCGTTCGTGCCGCGCATGCGACTGATGGTGGCGGGTCGATTCGTGTTCCCGCAGCCTGTACGGGGTTGGTGGGTTTTAAACCAGCGCATGATACAACGAATGCCAATCCGGTGGCGCAGGGCTTTTTAACCAGCACGCTGGCTGATTCTGCCTATGTTCACGGCATCACCCCGCAGCGGCAGTTACGCCGGTTGCGGGTGGGGGTGCTCACCACCCCAGTGCATGCTGACGTTGAAGTGGCTGACCATATGGGGGCTGCAGTGGAGAAGGCTGCCGGGTTTTTGTCTGCAGTTGGCCATGAGGTGGTTGAGGTTGCCCGCCCCTATGGGGATGGGCCGTTTTTGGCTTTTCAGCACGTGTTGTGTGCACGTGCGCGTCGAATCCCGGGCCCTGCTTCACCGTTGGTGGAGTGGTTGCGGGCGCAAGGTGAAGCTTTGAGTGATCGTGCGCACCAGCAGGCGGTTGAGACTTTTATGTCGGTGCGTTCCTTAGTCTTGGCGGCGTGGGATTGCGACGTGCTGTTAAGTCCGATGTTGGCTTTTGATCCGCCGAAGATTGGGCACTTTTCTTCGATGTCTCCGGACGAGGATTTTTATGCCCAAACACAGTGGACGCCGTGGGCGACGATGTTTAATATGTCGGGTTTGGCGGCGTTGTGTTTCCCCTATGCTTCGGTGCGCACCCCGATTCATTTAGGGGCGTTGCGGGTCAGTGCGGCGGAGCTGTTTGCGCTTGCCGCGCAGTTGGATGAGGGTGTGAAAGGTGGGCGGTTGTGCAGTCGGTAG
- a CDS encoding CPBP family intramembrane glutamic endopeptidase, whose translation MQSVVRSRLVAELCIVLVITFGVSGLRAGLRLVNAVLSPQPLGSQTVTLNAQQSPHALIDIGLQLCSAAVLFGWGFLALFLLQTPIFQMSAREFRRWCVQGLGLAALIGVPGLGLYLASVALDLSKQVVPASFDQAWWEIPVLLLWSSANAFAEEVVVVMWLLLRLRQLGVHAGWAVAASAVLRGSYHLYQGFSAGVGNVVMGVVFAYFFHRTGKIWPLILAHFFIDAVAFVGSSVLGSQLHTLLGF comes from the coding sequence GTGCAGTCGGTAGTGCGCTCGCGGCTTGTTGCTGAGCTGTGTATTGTTTTGGTGATCACCTTTGGTGTGTCTGGTCTTCGAGCGGGGTTGCGGCTGGTCAATGCGGTGTTGTCGCCGCAGCCGTTGGGTTCGCAGACGGTGACGTTGAATGCGCAGCAAAGCCCGCATGCGTTGATTGATATTGGGTTGCAGTTGTGTAGTGCGGCTGTGTTGTTTGGGTGGGGTTTTTTGGCGCTGTTTTTGCTTCAGACGCCGATTTTTCAGATGAGTGCTCGTGAGTTTCGGCGTTGGTGTGTGCAGGGGTTGGGGCTTGCGGCGTTGATTGGTGTGCCGGGTTTGGGTTTGTATCTGGCGTCTGTGGCGTTGGATTTGAGTAAGCAGGTTGTTCCGGCGTCGTTTGATCAGGCGTGGTGGGAGATCCCGGTGTTGTTGCTGTGGTCGTCGGCGAATGCGTTTGCTGAAGAGGTTGTGGTGGTGATGTGGTTGCTGCTGCGGTTGCGGCAGTTGGGGGTTCATGCTGGTTGGGCTGTTGCAGCGTCGGCGGTGTTGCGGGGTAGTTATCACTTGTATCAGGGGTTTTCGGCGGGTGTGGGCAATGTGGTGATGGGGGTTGTGTTTGCGTATTTCTTCCACCGTACGGGCAAGATTTGGCCGTTGATTCTTGCGCATTTCTTTATCGACGCCGTGGCTTTTGTTGGCTCGAGTGTGCTGGGTTCGCAGCTGCACACACTGCTTGGATTCTAA